Proteins from a single region of Pyrus communis chromosome 6, drPyrComm1.1, whole genome shotgun sequence:
- the LOC137737968 gene encoding transcription factor MYB108, with protein sequence MDMAKGSRDCNSPSSQFSAEILNETGSYDHEEAEDQMMDLRRGPWTVEEDLALMNYIANHGEGRWNSLARCAGLKRTGKSCRLRWLNYLRPDVRRGNISLEEQLLILELHSRWGNRWSKIAQQLPGRTDNEIKNYWRTRVQKHAKQLKCDVNSKQFKDTMRYLWMPRLVERIQAAAATSTAINATATNSSIAAPATTHHFNNNINNNFQSSAQMLLQPSDHQFGVSSHSQLTPSYNTPENSSTAASSDSFGTQVSPVSDLTDYYTPTTAAAAISVNNNHTPDNSYFVQANHQVGTYDNYSGYFGNQGFGLEHFQNMDEQNNNGQWGTVDGGDISDNLWNVEDMWFLQQQLSNI encoded by the exons ATGGACATGGCGAAAGGAAGCAGAGATTGCAACAGCCCATCATCACAATTCTCGGCAGAAATCCTCAATGAAACTGGCTCTTATGATCATGAGGAAGCTGAGGATCAGATGATGGACCTGCGAAGAGGGCCTTGGACTGTTGAGGAAGACCTAGCTCTCATGAATTACATTGCTAACCACGGTGAAGGCCGCTGGAACTCCCTCGCTCGCTGCGCAG GTCTGAAAAGAACCGGAAAGAGCTGCAGATTGCGGTGGCTCAACTATCTCCGCCCTGATGTCCGTCGTGGTAACATCAGTCTTGAAGAACAGCTTCTGATTCTGGAACTTCATTCTCGCTGGGGAAACAG ATGGTCGAAAATTGCACAGCAATTGCCAGGAAGGACTGACAATGAGATAAAAAACTATTGGAGGACCCGTGTCCAAAAACACGCCAAGCAACTCAAATGTGATGTCAACAGCAAGCAGTTCAAGGACACCATGAGATACCTCTGGATGCCTAGATTGGTCGAAAGAATCCAAGCCGCCGCGGCCACCTCCACTGCCATCAACGCCACCGCCACTAATTCCTCCATCGCGGCCCCAGCCACCACTCACCACTTCAACAACAACATTAACAACAACTTCCAATCTTCAGCACAAATGTTATTACAGCCAAGTGACCATCAGTTCGGGGTTTCATCACACTCCCAACTCACACCGAGTTACAATACTCCGGAGAATTCTAGTACGGCGGCCTCATCGGACTCGTTTGGGACTCAGGTATCACCTGTTTCCGACCTCACTGATTATTACACCCCTACTACTGCTGCTGCGGCTATCTCGGTTAACAATAACCATACCCCGGATAATAGTTACTTCGTCCAGGCCAATCATCAAGTTGGTACTTACGACAACTACTCGGGGTACTTCGGTAATCAAGGGTTCGGATTAGAACATTTCCAAAACATGGACGAGCAAAACAACAATGGTCAGTGGGGCACTGTGGACGGTGGGGACATATCGGACAATTTGTGGAATGTTGAAGACATGTGGTTCTTACAACAGCAGCTCAGCAACATTTGA